In the Mytilus galloprovincialis chromosome 10, xbMytGall1.hap1.1, whole genome shotgun sequence genome, one interval contains:
- the LOC143049761 gene encoding uncharacterized protein LOC143049761, whose translation MSSEESDISDDEIQATSSRSSSMKRLRLTADELVRHLEDDDSDIHQTTRVDSDDESDSRHQIDARDISVSPVPAEIRTPIAISNRTEQRTPISNRNSRTPNNTSYSRANTSTPLHQSSQLQDENTTTPSVHSMSTRDLLIKIYERQNEILIRLKERETVGVSQKVDQTVIVPPAVKNAVRQGFKNGKDKGLTWIFDDGKRVCDAVNDGMTSHIKNFMKGWNPTYDNPTVLNHALNRYFLTKKQENTAIHKDKLETEKRKRASYERKKEKAKRRITALEKMEISAAKKANIRACLENKYMSSDEECADGFITHQPSWQSKRFAEYKRKLDSKFLDICSTKSRRLLSKRTIGSVSEKENPDIKDETLLWVIKEN comes from the exons ATGTCTAGTGAAGAATCGGACATATCAGACGACGAAATTCAAGCAACCAGCTCAAGGTCTTCAAGTATGAAAAGATTGAGATTGACTGCCGATGAACTTGTCCGCCATCTAGAAGACGACGACTCTGATATCCACCAAACAACTCGTGTGGATTCTGACGATGAAAGTGATTCAAGACACCAG ATAGATGCAAGAGATATCTCAGTTTCACCAGTGCCTGCTGAAATAAGAACGCCAATAGCTATTTCAAATAGAACAGAACAAAGAACACCTATTTCTAACAGGAACTCTAGGACACCTAACAACACAAGCTACAGTAGAGCTAACACCAGTACACCTCTGCACCAAAGTTCTCAACTACAAGATGAGAATACAACAACTCCATCAGTACATTCTATGA GTACAAGAGATTTACTCATAAAGATTTACGAAAGACagaatgaaattttgataagacTAAAAGAGAGGGAAACTGTAGGAGTATCCCAGAAGGTTGATCAAACAGTTATTGTACCTCCTGCTGTTAAG AATGCTGTGCGACAAGGTTTTAAGAATGGAAAAGACAAAGGCTTGACATGGATCTTTGATGATGGTAAAAG agTTTGTGATGCCGTAAATGATGGTATGACATCTCACATCAAAAATTTTATGAAAGGTTGGAATCCGACATATGATAACCCAACTGTCCTTAATC aTGCTCTCAACAGATACTTCCTTACAAAGAAGCAGGAAAACACTGCCATCCATAAAGACAAGCTTGAGACAGAGAAAAGGAAAAGAGCATCGTATGAAAGGAAGAAAGAA aaagCCAAGCGCAGGATTACTGCTCTAGAGAAGATGGAGATCAGCGCAGCTAAGAAAGCAAATATAAGAGCTTGTTTAGAAAACAAATACATGTCATCTGATGAAGAATGTGCAGATGGTTTTATAACACATCAACCATCCTGGCAGTCAAAGAGATTCGCAGAATACAAGAGGAAATTAGATAGCAAATTTCTAGATATATGCTCCACAAAGAGCAGAAGACTTTTGTCAAAAAGAACTATTGGTTCAGTATCTGAAAAAGAAAACCCAGACATAAAAGATGAAACTCTTTTATGGGTTATTAAAGAAAATTAG